From Vigna unguiculata cultivar IT97K-499-35 chromosome 5, ASM411807v1, whole genome shotgun sequence, the proteins below share one genomic window:
- the LOC114185689 gene encoding uncharacterized protein LOC114185689, with the protein MRVALYLDTIFIPLSLFITVSYHVYLCHTIKNNPSRTTYGIDKLKRTTWSLNLNQGDASKAMLTVQSLRNTLMSTILTASITILINLGLAALSNNTYNASHLLSSGFFGSKSDKTFLLKYGSTSICLVMSFMFSSMAIGFLIDANFLMNAYGEFLSGGYTHTILERGFTLALVGSRVLCVAVPLMLWMLGPVAVLMASLVLVFVLHELDFVCKFPHKHNQCIIAK; encoded by the exons ATGAGAGTGGCTCTTTATTTGGACACCATTTTCATCCCTTTGAGCCTCTTCATCACAGTGAGTTACCATGTCTATCTCTGCCACACCATCAAGAACAATCCTTCGCGCACAACTTACGGAATCGACAAGCTCAAAAGAACAACTTGGAGTCTTAACTTAAATCAG GGTGATGCAAGCAAAGCTATGTTGACAGTGCAAAGCTTGAGGAACACTCTTATGTCTACAATACTCACAGCTTCTATAACCATTCTGATTAACCTGGGTTTGGCAGCTTTGAGCAACAACACCTACAATGCTAGCCATCTCTTGAGCAGTGGATTTTTCGGTTCTAAGTCGGATAAAACCTTTCTTTTGAAGTATGGATCAACGTCAATTTGTTTGGTGATGAGCTTCATGTTCAGTTCCATGGCGATAGGGTTTCTGATCGATGCCAATTTTCTGATGAATGCGTATGGGGAGTTTTTGTCAGGGGGTTACACACACACCATATTAGAAAGAGGGTTCACCTTAGCTCTTGTCGGAAGTAGGGTACTTTGTGTTGCTGTTCCTTTGATGCTGTGGATGCTGGGTCCAGTGGCAGTACTTATGGCTTCCTTGGTGTTGGTTTTTGTCCTTCATGAGTTGGACTTTGTCTGCAAATTCCCTCACAAACATAACCAATGTATCAttgcaaaataa
- the LOC114185226 gene encoding vacuolar-sorting receptor 1-like, which translates to MGTKLSLLLCVWVLLLGCTVGRFVVEKNSLRVTAPTSLKGTYECAIGNFGVPKYGGTLVGSVLYPKVNQKGCLNFTDVNFQSKPGGFPTFLLVDRGDCYFTLKAWNAQNGGAAAILVADDKAETLITMDTPEEGKGTDDDYVENISIPSVLISKSLGDSIKKALSDGEMVNMNLDWTEALPHPDDRVEYELWTNSNDECGQKCDSLINFLKDFKGVAQLLEQKGFTQFTPRYITWFCPEAFLLSKQCKSQCINNGRYCAPDPEQDFSSGYDGKNVVVQNLRQACFYKVANESGKPWQWWDYVTDFSIRCPMKEKKYTEECSDQVIKSLGADLKKIKDCVGDPHADVENPVLKAEQDAQIGKGTRGDVTILPTLVINNRQYRGKLSKPAVLKALCAGYLETTEPSVCLTPEMETNECLVNNGGCWKEKSSNITACRDTFRGRVCECPVVQNVKFVGDGYTHCEASGTLSCDFNNGGCWKGSQGGRAYTACLDDYKKGCTCPPGFKGDGVQSCEDIDECQEKTACQCPSCKCKNTWGSYECKCGSGLFYSRENDTCLGAYSASGVSIWMIILIVVVAASGGYAFYKYRIQRYMDSEIRAIMAQYMPLDNQPEESNQVHHNI; encoded by the exons atggGCACAAAACTGAGTCTTTTGTTGTGTGTTTGGGTTTTGCTGTTGGGGTGTACTGTGGGTAGGTTTGTGGTGGAGAAGAACAGTTTGAGAGTGACTGCACCCACATCTTTGAAGGGGACATATGAATGTGCAATTGGAAATTTTGGGGTTCCCAAGTATGGAGGAACATTGGTTGGCTCTGTGCTATACCCAAAGGTGAATCAGAAGGGGTGCCTCAACTTCACTGATGTCAATTTTCAGTCCAAGCCAGGAGGGTTCCCCACTTTTCTACTTGTGGATCGTGGAG ATTGCTACTTCACTTTGAAGGCATGGAATGCACAGAATGGTGGAGCAGCAGCTATTCTTGTAGCTGATGACAAGGCAGAAACATTGATCACTATGGACACTCCCGAAGAAGGGAAAGGTACAGATGATGATTACGTGGAAAACATTAGTATTCCGTCTGTTCTTATCAGCAAATCCTTGGGGGACAGCATCAAAAAAGCTCTCTCTGATGGGGAAATGGTTAACATGAATCTTGATTGGACAGAAGCTCTTCCACATCCTGATGATAGAGTTGAGTATGAGTTATGGACAAATAGCAACGACGAGTGTGGACAAAAGTGTGACAGTCTAATTAATTTTCTGAAGGACTTTAAGGGGGTAGCTCAGCTGCTTGAGCAGAAAGGGTTCACTCAGTTTACCCCTCGCTATATAACTTGGTTTTGTCCTGAAGCATTTCTCTTAAGCAAACAGTGCAAGTCTCAATGCATAAACAATGGAAGGTACTGTGCTCCAGATCCGGAGCAAGATTTCAGTAGTGGGTATGATGGCAAAAATGTTGTTGTTCAAAACTTACGCCAAGCTTGCTTCTATAAAGTGGCAAATGAAAGTGGAAAGCCTTGGCAGTGGTGGGACTATGTTACCGATTTTTCAATTCGTTGCCCCATGAAAGAGAAGAAGTACACAGAAGAATGCTCAGATCAAGTTATTAAATCTCTTG GTGCTGATCTGAAGAAGATTAAGGACTGTGTTGGTGATCCCCATGCAGATGTTGAAAATCCTGTTCTTAAGGCTGAGCAGGATGCACAG ATTGGCAAAGGCACTCGTGGTGATGTGACTATACTGCCTACTCTTGTTATAAACAACAGACAGTATAGAG GTAAGTTGTCTAAACCCGCTGTTCTCAAGGCACTCTGTGCAGGCTACCTAGAAACCACTGAACCATCGGTTTGCTTAACTCCAG AAATGGAAACAAATGAGTGTTTGGTAAACAATGGTGGTTGTTGGAAAGAAAAATCCTCTAACATTACTGCTTGCCGG GACACTTTCCGAGGAAGAGTATGTGAATGCCCTGTTGTACAAAATGTGAAATTTGTTGGAGATGGATATACTCACTGTGAAG CATCTGGAACCTTGAGCTGTGACTTCAACAATGGTGGTTGTTGGAAGGGATCTCAAGGTGGCAGGGCTTATACCGCTTGTCTG GATGACTACAAAAAAGGTTGTACATGTCCTCCTGGGTTCAAAGGTGATGGAGTCCAGTCATGTGAAG ATATTGATGAGTGCCAAGAGAAAACAGCCTGCCAATGCCCAAGTTGCAAATGCAAAAACACCTGGGGAAGTTATGAGTGCAAATGTGGTAGTGGTTTGTTCTATTCACGAGAAAATGACACATGTCTAG GTGCATATTCTGCTTCAGGGGTGAGCATCTGGATGATTATCCTCATCGTGGTTGTTGCTGCTTCTGGAGGTTATGCATTTTACAAGTACAGAATTCAG AGATATATGGATTCAGAAATACGGGCAATTATGGCACAATACATGCCTTTGGATAATCAACCTGAGGAATCTAATCAAGTTCATCACAATATCTAG